Proteins from a single region of bacterium:
- a CDS encoding aromatic ring-hydroxylating dioxygenase subunit alpha translates to MVHDSARAAGHLERERLWPRVWQMACREAELAAPGDFVVYDILDDSILVVRTGPGADDLAAMYNVCQHRGRRLVDEPRGHVGKAFRCRFHGWQYDRSGGLTHVHFEEDWRGCAAFDTAQLGLPRVALARWGGWIWINQDPDAVPLADFLGEVPRFLDPFAPAAMRPLWWKTILAPANWKILVGAFIEAYHSGATHVSGINYRSARVPGLALGDHAMLYGEPGPFTEYKAEDGRWVTPTSLQENMWANFTHLGRTIGAMTLAPGMAAFARLRVLPDDTPVDVVMTKLFDFHREEMEARGIAWPETLTLEAWAAAGLDWHIFPNSIVLPTFDGALWYRMRPHGDDPDRSVVDIWSLGRFAAGREPVVQQELFHGFEALRGQCEFLEEDFANLEAVSRGMKSRGFRGGILNPVQEAAVVNFHAVLERYLSRA, encoded by the coding sequence ATGGTCCACGATTCCGCGCGCGCCGCCGGCCACCTCGAGCGGGAGCGGCTGTGGCCGCGGGTCTGGCAGATGGCCTGCCGCGAGGCCGAGCTCGCCGCGCCGGGCGACTTCGTCGTCTACGACATCCTCGACGACTCGATCCTCGTCGTGCGCACGGGCCCGGGCGCGGACGACCTCGCGGCGATGTACAACGTCTGCCAGCATCGCGGTCGCCGGCTCGTCGACGAGCCGCGCGGGCACGTCGGCAAGGCGTTCCGCTGCCGCTTCCACGGCTGGCAGTACGATCGCTCGGGCGGGCTCACTCACGTGCACTTCGAGGAGGACTGGCGCGGCTGCGCCGCGTTCGACACGGCGCAGCTCGGCCTCCCGCGGGTCGCGCTCGCACGCTGGGGCGGATGGATCTGGATCAACCAGGACCCCGACGCCGTGCCGCTCGCGGACTTCCTCGGCGAGGTCCCGCGCTTCCTCGACCCGTTCGCGCCCGCCGCCATGCGGCCACTCTGGTGGAAGACGATCCTCGCGCCGGCCAACTGGAAGATCCTCGTCGGCGCCTTCATCGAGGCCTACCACAGCGGCGCCACGCACGTGTCGGGCATCAACTACCGCAGCGCCCGCGTGCCCGGTCTGGCCCTCGGCGACCACGCCATGCTGTACGGCGAGCCCGGGCCGTTCACGGAGTACAAGGCCGAGGACGGCCGCTGGGTGACGCCGACGTCGCTCCAGGAGAACATGTGGGCCAACTTCACCCACCTCGGCCGCACCATCGGCGCGATGACGCTGGCGCCGGGCATGGCGGCGTTCGCGCGGCTGCGGGTGCTGCCCGACGACACGCCGGTCGACGTGGTGATGACGAAGCTCTTCGACTTCCACCGCGAGGAGATGGAGGCGCGCGGCATCGCCTGGCCCGAGACGCTGACGCTGGAGGCGTGGGCGGCGGCCGGGCTCGATTGGCACATCTTCCCGAACAGCATCGTGCTGCCGACCTTCGACGGCGCGCTCTGGTACCGCATGCGACCGCACGGTGACGACCCCGACCGCAGCGTCGTCGACATCTGGTCCCTCGGTCGCTTCGCTGCCGGTCGGGAGCCCGTCGTGCAGCAGGAGCTGTTCCACGGCTTCGAGGCGCTCCGCGGCCAGTGCGAGTTCCTCGAGGAGGACTTCGCCAACCTCGAGGCGGTGAGCCGCGGCATGAAGTCGCGGGGGTTCCGCGGCGGCATCCTGAACCCGGTGCAGGAAGCCGCGGTGGTGAACTTCCACGCCGTGCTCGAGCGCTACCTGTCCCGGGCGTGA
- a CDS encoding tetratricopeptide repeat protein, with protein sequence MSPLHHRALRVALAPLGLGLVLLLVVPLLTGCEREPGTDAAVAAVPAGDATGTGKLQIGYPQDGTLFPPEIVAPTLVWQDATEHVDRWWVVVRDDAGAELLRAAAEGRRFRPSEDDWRRIKAASRERDAEVVVAGVSQARPGTILSSARIRIRTSKDPVNDALFYREVPLPFLEAVQDPSRIRWRYGTVDLEEGPPIVLQNLPVCGNCHSFADNGSTLGLDVDYGNDKGAYAIMDVAKHMVLDDAKIITWADFKREDGELTFGLLSRVSPTGRFVVSTVKDRSVFVALPDLMMSQLFFPIKGILVVYDRETKTFRELPGADDPRYVQSNPVWSPDGKEIVFARTTAYAADALIQQNNALLDEKDVPEFTVDKKPFRYDLYRIPFNDGNGGTAEPIPGASGDGKSNYFPKYSPDGKWIVFCKANSYMLLQLDSELWIMPARGGEARRLRHNTPRMNSWHSWSSNGRWLVFSSKVNGPYTQLFLTHIDDDGNDSPPVLLERFTSSDRAANIPEFVRRPGDAIAEIKEQFLDAYSFLRAGMANERTGDHKGAERAFRRGLAIAPDNAELHNSLGWTLFQDGRPAEAVPEYLRAIELDPKQAKAHNNVALALVELGRLDEAAAHFRTSLAIEPKAEIHSDLGFVLARQGKGDEAQAEYAKALALDPDCPSAHFNMAVTAVQSGALDEAEAHYRKALPGRGTAETHNGLGYVLARQGHDAEAITEFREAIAIDEKFTPAWNNLGESLSRQGQLEEAARAYETSLAQRPTAGAHNALGVVLKKLGRMDEANRQFQKGRALAAGG encoded by the coding sequence ATGTCGCCCCTTCACCATCGGGCCCTGCGCGTCGCGCTGGCGCCGCTCGGGCTCGGCCTCGTGCTGCTCCTCGTAGTACCGCTCCTCACCGGCTGCGAGCGCGAGCCCGGCACCGATGCCGCCGTCGCCGCCGTGCCGGCCGGCGACGCCACCGGCACCGGCAAGCTCCAGATCGGCTATCCGCAGGACGGCACGCTCTTCCCGCCCGAGATCGTGGCCCCGACGCTCGTCTGGCAGGACGCGACGGAGCACGTCGACCGCTGGTGGGTCGTCGTCCGCGACGACGCCGGCGCCGAGCTGCTGCGCGCCGCGGCCGAGGGCCGTCGCTTCCGGCCCTCCGAGGACGACTGGCGGCGGATCAAGGCGGCGAGCCGCGAGCGCGACGCCGAGGTCGTGGTCGCGGGCGTCAGCCAGGCGCGGCCGGGCACGATCCTCTCGTCGGCGCGCATCCGCATCCGCACCTCGAAGGACCCGGTGAACGACGCGCTCTTCTACCGCGAGGTGCCGCTGCCGTTCCTCGAGGCGGTGCAGGACCCGTCCCGCATCCGCTGGCGCTACGGCACCGTCGATCTGGAGGAAGGCCCGCCGATCGTGCTCCAGAACCTGCCGGTCTGCGGCAACTGCCACTCCTTCGCCGACAACGGCAGCACGCTCGGCCTCGACGTCGACTACGGCAACGACAAGGGCGCGTACGCCATCATGGACGTCGCCAAGCACATGGTGCTGGACGACGCCAAGATCATCACCTGGGCCGACTTCAAGCGGGAGGACGGCGAGCTGACGTTCGGCCTCCTGTCGCGCGTCTCGCCGACGGGGCGCTTCGTCGTCAGCACGGTGAAGGACCGCTCGGTCTTCGTCGCGCTGCCCGACCTGATGATGTCGCAGCTCTTCTTCCCCATCAAAGGCATCCTCGTCGTCTATGACCGCGAGACGAAGACGTTCAGGGAGCTGCCCGGCGCCGACGATCCCCGGTACGTGCAGAGCAACCCGGTGTGGAGCCCCGACGGGAAGGAGATCGTCTTCGCCCGTACGACCGCCTACGCCGCCGACGCGCTGATCCAGCAGAACAACGCGCTGCTCGACGAGAAGGACGTCCCCGAGTTCACCGTCGACAAGAAGCCGTTCCGCTACGACCTGTACCGCATCCCCTTCAACGACGGGAACGGCGGCACGGCCGAGCCGATCCCCGGCGCGTCCGGCGACGGCAAGAGCAACTACTTCCCGAAGTACTCGCCCGACGGAAAGTGGATCGTCTTCTGCAAAGCCAACAGCTACATGCTGCTGCAGCTCGACAGCGAGCTGTGGATCATGCCGGCCAGGGGCGGCGAGGCGCGCCGCCTCCGCCACAACACGCCGCGCATGAACTCGTGGCACAGCTGGTCGTCGAACGGCCGCTGGCTGGTGTTCTCGTCGAAGGTGAACGGGCCCTACACGCAGCTCTTCCTCACCCACATCGACGACGACGGGAACGACAGCCCGCCCGTCCTGCTCGAGCGCTTCACCTCGTCCGATCGCGCCGCCAACATCCCCGAGTTCGTGCGTCGGCCGGGCGACGCCATCGCCGAGATCAAGGAGCAGTTCCTCGACGCCTACTCGTTCCTGCGCGCGGGCATGGCGAACGAGCGCACCGGCGACCACAAGGGCGCAGAGCGCGCGTTCCGGCGCGGTCTCGCGATCGCGCCCGACAACGCCGAGCTGCACAACTCGCTCGGATGGACGCTCTTCCAGGACGGCCGCCCGGCCGAAGCGGTGCCCGAGTACCTGCGCGCCATCGAGCTCGACCCGAAGCAGGCGAAGGCCCACAACAACGTCGCGCTCGCCCTGGTCGAGCTCGGCCGCCTGGACGAGGCGGCGGCGCACTTCCGCACGTCGCTCGCGATCGAGCCCAAGGCGGAGATCCACAGCGACCTCGGCTTCGTCCTCGCGCGCCAGGGCAAGGGGGACGAGGCCCAGGCCGAGTACGCCAAGGCGCTGGCCCTCGACCCCGACTGTCCCTCGGCGCACTTCAACATGGCCGTCACCGCGGTCCAGAGCGGCGCGCTCGACGAGGCGGAGGCGCACTATCGCAAGGCCCTGCCCGGACGGGGCACCGCCGAGACCCACAACGGGCTCGGCTACGTCCTGGCCCGCCAGGGCCACGACGCCGAGGCGATCACGGAGTTCCGCGAGGCGATCGCGATCGACGAGAAGTTCACCCCTGCGTGGAACAACCTCGGCGAGTCTCTGTCCCGCCAGGGACAGCTCGAGGAAGCCGCCAGGGCCTACGAGACGTCGCTCGCGCAGCGTCCCACCGCCGGCGCCCACAACGCGCTCGGCGTCGTGCTGAAGAAGCTGGGTCGCATGGACGAGGCCAACCGGCAGTTCCAGAAGGGCCGCGCCCTCGCGGCTGGTGGGTGA
- a CDS encoding right-handed parallel beta-helix repeat-containing protein, whose translation MNWSRSRATVGALTLGAATLCAPVAALAAAHVVNPGESIQAAVDAANPNDTVIVMPGDYTETHGGTSAVRITKSLKLFAKGKPGAPVRLLPGPGNRHGIMVEPQNPGVDPDVKGVKIRGFTVEGFPKNGIWLRYVNGYKIEKNTSINNLENGIWPTLSANGLVKKNVAYGSEDAALWVEASENVRVIQNELYDSPTGLEVTISKKVKMVKNVVRDNTVGVGLYHPSAAGLPAIPPYTQYGDWLLIGNRIYSNNAPNTAPPGSMSAQLPAGVGVLMLGVDRVTVKKNTVQNNNSVGIGMIDWCFGVDCTTNPPVVTDTAPDNNTFIANVVTNNGASPSPSYPLPGSDTLLLGGTGNCVKANTIGNPGLFPLPPAC comes from the coding sequence ATGAATTGGTCCAGATCGCGCGCCACCGTGGGCGCTCTCACGCTCGGCGCCGCCACGCTCTGCGCGCCCGTCGCGGCTCTCGCCGCCGCGCACGTCGTCAACCCCGGCGAGTCCATCCAGGCGGCGGTCGACGCGGCCAACCCGAACGACACCGTGATCGTCATGCCCGGTGACTACACCGAGACGCACGGTGGCACCTCCGCGGTCCGGATCACGAAGAGCCTCAAGCTCTTCGCGAAGGGCAAGCCGGGCGCACCGGTGCGCCTCCTGCCCGGTCCCGGGAACCGCCACGGCATCATGGTCGAGCCGCAGAACCCGGGCGTCGATCCCGACGTGAAGGGCGTCAAGATCCGCGGCTTCACGGTCGAGGGCTTTCCCAAGAACGGCATCTGGCTGCGCTACGTGAACGGCTACAAGATCGAGAAGAACACCTCGATCAACAACCTCGAGAACGGCATCTGGCCGACGCTCTCGGCCAACGGCCTGGTGAAGAAGAACGTCGCCTACGGCTCCGAGGACGCCGCGCTGTGGGTCGAGGCCTCCGAGAACGTCCGCGTGATCCAGAACGAGCTGTACGACAGCCCGACGGGTCTCGAGGTCACCATCTCGAAGAAGGTGAAGATGGTGAAGAACGTCGTGCGCGACAACACCGTCGGCGTGGGCCTCTACCACCCCTCGGCGGCCGGCCTGCCGGCCATCCCGCCGTACACGCAGTACGGCGACTGGCTGCTGATCGGGAACCGCATCTACTCGAACAACGCCCCGAACACCGCCCCGCCGGGCTCGATGTCGGCGCAGCTGCCCGCGGGCGTCGGCGTGCTGATGCTCGGCGTCGACCGCGTGACGGTGAAGAAGAACACCGTCCAGAACAACAACTCGGTCGGCATCGGCATGATCGACTGGTGCTTCGGCGTCGACTGCACGACCAACCCGCCGGTGGTGACCGACACGGCGCCGGACAACAACACCTTCATCGCCAACGTGGTCACCAACAACGGCGCCAGCCCGTCGCCGTCCTATCCGCTTCCGGGCAGCGACACCCTGCTCCTCGGCGGCACCGGCAACTGCGTCAAGGCCAACACCATCGGGAATCCTGGGCTCTTCCCTCTTCCGCCTGCGTGCTGA
- the katG gene encoding catalase/peroxidase HPI, translated as MTSDAKCPFRDVRRAMSNLEWWPNQLRLDLLHQHSALSDPMDADFDYAAEFATLDLAAVKQDLRALMTDSQDWWPADFGHYGPFFIRMAWHSAGTYRTGDGRGGAGHGNQRFAPINSWPDNGNLDKARRLLWPIKQKYGRKLSWADLIILTGNVALESMGFRTLGFAGGREDIWEPEQDVDWGAEKTWLGDDTRYSGERELAGPLAAVQMGLIYVNPEGPDGNPDPLAAAKDIRETFARMAMDDEETVALIAGGHTFGKTHGAGDAALVGPVPEAAPIEEQGLGWKSRFGSGKAGDAITSGLEVTWTTTPTQWGNGFFANLFGYEWELTKSPAGAHQWTAKNGAGAGTIPDAHDASKRHAPTMLTTDLSLRMDPVYATISRRFHEHPDELAAAFARAWFKLTHRDLGPRSRYRGPEVPTEEFLWQDPIPALDHPLVDAHDVAALKAKVLASGLSVAQLISTAWAAASTFRGSDKRGGANGGRIRLAPQKDWEANQPAALAAVLATLERLRAEFDGAQQGGKRVSLADLVVLAGGAGVEQAAQRAGHAVTVPFTPGRMDAAQERTDVHAMAVLEPVADGFRNFRKNLRFAVPAEELLLDRAQLLTLTAPEMTVLVGGLRVLGANAGGSKHGVFTDRPGTLSNDFFVNLLDMRTAWTPAPDDGEVFEGRDRTTGAVRWTGTRVDLVFGSNAQLRAIAEVYASADGQQKLVRDFVAAWAKVMDLDRFDVR; from the coding sequence ATGACGAGCGACGCGAAGTGCCCGTTCCGCGACGTCCGCCGGGCGATGTCCAACCTCGAGTGGTGGCCGAACCAGCTGCGGCTGGACCTCCTCCATCAGCACTCCGCGCTCTCGGATCCGATGGACGCGGACTTCGACTACGCCGCGGAGTTCGCGACCCTCGACCTCGCCGCCGTGAAGCAGGACTTGCGCGCGCTCATGACCGACTCGCAGGACTGGTGGCCGGCGGACTTCGGGCACTACGGGCCGTTCTTCATCCGCATGGCGTGGCACAGCGCCGGCACCTATCGCACCGGCGACGGCCGCGGCGGCGCGGGCCACGGCAACCAGCGCTTCGCGCCCATCAACAGCTGGCCGGACAACGGCAACCTCGACAAGGCGCGCCGCCTGCTCTGGCCGATCAAGCAGAAGTACGGCCGCAAGCTCTCGTGGGCGGACCTCATCATCCTGACGGGCAACGTCGCCCTCGAGTCGATGGGCTTCCGGACGCTCGGATTCGCGGGCGGCCGCGAGGACATCTGGGAGCCGGAGCAGGACGTCGACTGGGGCGCGGAGAAGACCTGGCTGGGCGACGACACGCGCTACTCGGGCGAGCGCGAGCTCGCGGGCCCGCTCGCGGCCGTCCAGATGGGGCTCATCTACGTGAACCCGGAGGGCCCGGACGGCAACCCGGATCCGCTCGCGGCGGCGAAGGACATCCGCGAGACCTTCGCGCGCATGGCGATGGACGACGAGGAGACGGTCGCGCTGATCGCCGGCGGCCACACCTTCGGCAAGACCCACGGCGCCGGCGACGCGGCGCTGGTCGGTCCCGTGCCGGAGGCGGCGCCGATCGAGGAGCAGGGCCTCGGCTGGAAGAGCCGCTTCGGCTCCGGCAAGGCCGGCGACGCGATCACGAGCGGCCTCGAGGTCACCTGGACCACCACGCCCACCCAATGGGGCAACGGCTTCTTCGCGAACCTCTTCGGCTACGAGTGGGAGCTGACGAAGAGCCCGGCCGGTGCGCACCAGTGGACGGCGAAGAACGGTGCCGGCGCCGGCACCATCCCCGACGCCCACGATGCGTCGAAGCGGCACGCGCCGACGATGCTGACGACGGATCTCTCGCTGCGCATGGACCCGGTCTACGCGACGATCTCGCGCCGCTTCCACGAGCACCCCGACGAGCTCGCCGCCGCCTTCGCGCGCGCGTGGTTCAAGCTCACGCACCGCGACCTCGGCCCGCGCTCCCGCTACCGCGGCCCGGAGGTCCCGACGGAGGAGTTCCTCTGGCAGGACCCGATCCCGGCGCTCGACCACCCGCTGGTCGACGCGCACGACGTCGCGGCGCTGAAGGCGAAGGTGCTGGCGTCGGGGCTCTCGGTTGCGCAGCTGATCTCGACCGCGTGGGCGGCGGCGTCGACCTTCCGCGGCTCCGACAAGCGCGGCGGCGCGAACGGCGGCCGCATCCGCCTGGCGCCGCAGAAGGACTGGGAGGCGAACCAGCCCGCCGCGCTCGCCGCGGTGCTCGCGACCCTGGAGCGCCTCCGGGCGGAGTTCGACGGCGCGCAGCAGGGCGGCAAGCGGGTGTCGCTCGCCGATCTCGTCGTGCTGGCCGGCGGCGCCGGCGTCGAGCAGGCGGCGCAGCGCGCCGGGCACGCGGTGACGGTCCCGTTCACGCCGGGGCGCATGGACGCCGCCCAGGAGCGCACCGACGTGCACGCGATGGCGGTGCTCGAGCCGGTCGCGGACGGCTTCCGCAACTTCCGCAAGAACCTCCGCTTCGCCGTCCCGGCCGAGGAACTGCTCCTCGACCGCGCGCAGCTGCTGACGCTGACCGCACCCGAGATGACGGTGCTCGTCGGCGGCCTGCGCGTGCTCGGCGCCAACGCCGGCGGCTCGAAGCACGGCGTCTTCACCGACCGGCCGGGCACGCTGAGCAACGACTTCTTCGTCAACCTGCTCGACATGCGCACGGCATGGACGCCGGCGCCGGACGACGGCGAGGTGTTCGAAGGGCGCGATCGCACGACGGGGGCCGTGCGCTGGACCGGCACCCGCGTCGACCTCGTCTTCGGCTCCAACGCGCAGCTGCGGGCCATTGCCGAGGTCTACGCGAGCGCGGACGGACAGCAGAAGCTGGTGCGCGACTTCGTGGCGGCGTGGGCGAAGGTGATGGACCTCGATCGCTTCGACGTGCGGTGA
- a CDS encoding sulfatase: protein MRAATTTIALCVALATTAAAQTPAAAPRPNLVFILADDLGYGDLASYGARDIATPNLDRLAREGVRFTSFYAVGNTCSPSRAALMTGRYPARSGVNAVLFHDTPEGLPQDEITIPELLRDAGYRTAMVGKWHLGNSDAFMPWNHGFTEFFGVPHSNDQQNFFVWDGRRRLPEDVDQSRLLRRYTDRALAFLESAVREGVPFFLYVAHNAPHIPLYPSEPFRGRSRGGTYGDVVEELDASVGELMAKLVALGVDRSTLVVFTSDNGPWLAMGDWGGSAGGLRGGKTSTFEGGHRVPAIARWPDGIPPGRTVSTVADMMDWLPTFAQLAGAPIPDDRTIDGRSLVGLLEGRGEPASGPFYYFSLRMPFRDQRPAVGAVRDGRWKLKLAQSGWYPAMLEPLARTELYSHPQMLFDLDADPGEQDDVSARHPDVVARLAGEIAAFEAGLDPAVPVRTSAAPADHTGWERLVRGVGLIAAIALGAVALVLGGLVLGIRRWRRRRRG, encoded by the coding sequence ATGCGTGCCGCGACCACGACCATCGCGCTCTGCGTCGCGCTCGCGACCACCGCCGCAGCGCAGACGCCGGCTGCGGCGCCGCGGCCGAACCTCGTCTTCATCCTCGCGGACGACCTCGGCTACGGCGACCTCGCCTCCTACGGCGCGCGCGACATCGCCACCCCCAACCTCGATCGACTCGCGCGCGAGGGCGTGCGCTTCACGAGCTTCTACGCCGTCGGCAACACCTGCTCGCCGTCGCGGGCGGCGCTCATGACCGGGCGCTATCCGGCGCGCTCCGGCGTCAACGCCGTCCTCTTCCACGATACGCCCGAGGGGCTGCCGCAGGACGAGATCACCATCCCGGAGCTGCTGCGCGACGCCGGCTATCGCACCGCGATGGTCGGCAAGTGGCACCTCGGCAACAGCGACGCGTTCATGCCCTGGAACCACGGCTTCACGGAGTTCTTCGGCGTCCCCCACAGCAACGACCAGCAGAACTTCTTCGTCTGGGACGGCCGCCGTCGGCTGCCCGAGGACGTCGACCAGAGCCGCCTGCTGCGCCGCTACACCGATCGCGCGCTGGCGTTCCTCGAGTCGGCGGTGCGCGAAGGCGTCCCCTTCTTCCTCTACGTCGCCCACAACGCGCCGCACATCCCCCTGTATCCCTCGGAGCCGTTCCGCGGGCGCTCGCGCGGCGGCACCTACGGCGACGTCGTGGAGGAGCTCGACGCGTCCGTCGGCGAGCTGATGGCGAAGCTCGTCGCCCTCGGGGTCGACCGCAGCACGCTCGTCGTCTTCACCTCCGACAACGGCCCCTGGCTGGCGATGGGCGACTGGGGCGGCAGCGCCGGCGGGCTGCGCGGCGGCAAGACGAGCACGTTCGAGGGCGGGCATCGCGTCCCGGCCATCGCGCGCTGGCCGGACGGCATCCCGCCGGGGCGGACGGTCTCGACCGTCGCCGACATGATGGACTGGCTGCCGACGTTCGCGCAGCTCGCGGGCGCGCCGATTCCCGACGATCGCACCATCGACGGGCGCAGCCTCGTCGGCCTCCTCGAAGGACGCGGCGAGCCCGCGTCGGGGCCGTTCTACTACTTCAGCCTGCGCATGCCGTTCCGCGACCAGCGGCCTGCGGTCGGCGCCGTGCGCGACGGCCGCTGGAAGCTGAAGCTGGCGCAGTCGGGCTGGTATCCGGCGATGCTCGAGCCGCTGGCGAGGACCGAGCTGTACTCGCATCCGCAGATGCTCTTCGACCTCGACGCCGATCCCGGCGAGCAGGACGACGTCTCGGCCCGCCATCCCGACGTCGTCGCACGCCTCGCCGGCGAGATCGCCGCCTTCGAAGCGGGGCTCGATCCCGCAGTGCCCGTGCGGACGTCGGCCGCGCCCGCCGATCATACCGGCTGGGAGCGGCTCGTACGCGGCGTCGGCCTGATCGCGGCGATCGCGCTCGGTGCGGTGGCGCTGGTGCTCGGCGGGCTCGTGCTCGGCATCCGCCGCTGGCGGCGACGGCGCCGCGGCTGA
- a CDS encoding arylsulfatase has product MRIPALAALLLLLLPGGALAEPAAAPARPNVLVVLVDDLAFTDLAAYGGEARTPTIDALAARGARFASHHTSPLCSPSRAMLLTGIDNHRTGLATIEEVLPPEHRGKPGYTLHLEPGVQTLATRLRAAGYRTYMTGKWHLGHGPGDLPNDHGFDRSLALDASGADNWAPKPYMPYYTSAPWFEDGKPADMPAEFYSSELLVDRMIDYLEADEGTPEPFFAYLAFQAVHIPVQAPAEYTERYAGRFDAGWETLRRERWQRARDLGLVPAATPLAPAPASLRAWSALSDDERTIYARSTAVYAGMIEAMDHHLGRLLDWLASRGRLESTVVVVTSDNGPEPSDPVHTAGMSLWMATHGYTWDVATLGERGSLAFIGPEWAAAVSSPGSLFKFYTTEGGIRVPLVVAGPGVASGTRVGTPTFVTDVAPTVVAMTGASADGGVAMTGRSLVPVLRGEAERTYPIDVPVGIEVSGNAALFKGDLKLVRNAPPYGDGAWHVYDVARDPGETADLAPARPELLAELRRDYDEYARTMGVLPMPVGYDVHHQIVVNSLARQLAHFALPLAATVLVLGAVVVALMRRRRG; this is encoded by the coding sequence ATGCGCATTCCCGCCCTGGCGGCGCTCCTGCTGCTCCTCCTTCCCGGCGGCGCCCTCGCCGAGCCCGCGGCCGCGCCGGCGCGTCCGAACGTGCTCGTGGTGCTGGTCGACGATCTCGCGTTCACCGATCTCGCCGCCTACGGCGGCGAAGCCCGCACGCCGACCATCGATGCGCTCGCGGCCCGCGGCGCGCGCTTCGCGAGCCACCACACCTCGCCGCTGTGCTCGCCGTCGCGCGCGATGCTGCTGACCGGCATCGACAACCACCGCACCGGGCTCGCCACCATCGAGGAGGTGCTGCCGCCCGAGCACCGCGGCAAGCCGGGATACACGCTGCACCTCGAGCCCGGCGTGCAGACCCTGGCGACGCGGCTGCGGGCCGCCGGCTATCGCACCTACATGACCGGCAAGTGGCACCTCGGCCACGGACCGGGCGACCTGCCGAACGACCACGGCTTCGACCGCTCGCTGGCGCTCGACGCCTCCGGCGCCGACAACTGGGCGCCGAAGCCCTACATGCCGTACTACACGTCGGCGCCGTGGTTCGAGGACGGCAAGCCCGCCGACATGCCGGCGGAGTTCTACTCCTCCGAGCTGCTCGTCGACCGCATGATCGACTACCTCGAGGCCGACGAGGGCACGCCGGAGCCGTTCTTCGCCTACCTCGCGTTCCAGGCGGTGCACATCCCGGTGCAGGCGCCGGCCGAGTACACCGAGCGCTACGCGGGACGCTTCGACGCCGGCTGGGAGACGCTGCGGCGCGAGCGCTGGCAGCGGGCGCGCGATCTGGGCCTCGTACCGGCCGCCACGCCGCTCGCGCCGGCGCCGGCCTCGTTGCGTGCGTGGAGCGCGCTCAGCGACGACGAGCGCACCATCTACGCCAGGAGCACGGCCGTGTACGCGGGCATGATCGAGGCGATGGATCATCACCTCGGCCGGCTGCTCGATTGGCTGGCGTCGCGCGGACGGCTCGAGAGCACGGTCGTCGTCGTCACCTCGGACAACGGCCCCGAGCCGAGCGATCCGGTCCATACGGCCGGGATGAGCCTGTGGATGGCGACGCACGGCTACACCTGGGACGTCGCGACGCTGGGCGAGCGCGGCAGCCTCGCGTTCATCGGCCCGGAGTGGGCCGCCGCGGTGTCGTCACCGGGGAGCCTGTTCAAGTTCTACACCACCGAGGGCGGCATCCGGGTGCCGCTCGTCGTCGCCGGCCCGGGCGTCGCGTCCGGCACGCGCGTCGGCACGCCGACTTTCGTGACCGACGTCGCGCCGACGGTGGTCGCGATGACCGGCGCGTCGGCCGACGGCGGCGTCGCCATGACCGGTCGCAGCCTCGTGCCCGTCCTGCGCGGCGAGGCCGAGCGCACGTACCCGATCGACGTGCCGGTGGGCATCGAGGTCTCGGGTAACGCCGCGCTCTTCAAGGGCGATCTCAAGCTGGTGCGCAACGCGCCGCCGTACGGCGACGGTGCGTGGCACGTGTACGACGTGGCGCGCGACCCGGGAGAGACCGCGGACCTCGCGCCGGCGCGCCCCGAGCTGCTCGCGGAGCTGCGGCGCGACTACGACGAGTACGCCCGCACCATGGGCGTGCTGCCGATGCCCGTGGGCTACGATGTCCACCACCAGATCGTGGTGAACTCCCTTGCGCGGCAGCTCGCGCACTTCGCCCTGCCGCTCGCCGCGACGGTGCTGGTGCTGGGCGCGGTGGTGGTCGCGCTGATGCGGCGTCGGCGCGGCTAG